A window from Enterocloster bolteae encodes these proteins:
- the queA gene encoding tRNA preQ1(34) S-adenosylmethionine ribosyltransferase-isomerase QueA, with amino-acid sequence MDVKDFDYELPEELIAQDPLEDRSASRLMVLDRETGEIQHRIFKDITEYLRPGDCLVINDTKVIPARLFGVKKDTGAKIEILLLKRRENDVWETLVRPGKKAKPGTVIEFGEGLLTGTVVDTVDDGNRLIQFHYKGIFEEILDQLGQMPLPPYITHQLKDKNRYQTVYARHEGSAAAPTAGLHFTQELLAEIEGMGVKIAHVTLHVGLGTFRPVKVENVQDHHMHSEFYIVEESEAKKVNDTRAAGGRVICVGTTSCRTVESASTEDGVLKAGTGWTEIFIYPGYRFKVLDALITNFHLPQSTLVMLVSALAGREHILDAYREAVKEGYRFFSFGDAMFIAAHPAAEKR; translated from the coding sequence ATGGATGTAAAGGACTTTGATTATGAACTGCCGGAAGAACTGATTGCCCAGGACCCGCTGGAGGACCGCTCCGCGTCGAGGCTGATGGTTTTGGATCGGGAAACAGGGGAGATACAGCACAGAATTTTTAAAGATATCACGGAATACTTACGGCCAGGGGACTGCCTGGTGATTAACGATACAAAGGTCATACCGGCCCGGCTCTTCGGGGTGAAGAAGGATACAGGGGCCAAAATAGAGATACTTTTGCTGAAGCGCAGGGAAAATGATGTATGGGAGACTCTGGTGCGCCCGGGAAAGAAGGCAAAGCCGGGAACTGTCATTGAATTCGGTGAGGGCCTGCTGACAGGAACCGTGGTGGATACCGTGGATGACGGGAACCGCCTGATTCAGTTCCATTACAAGGGGATTTTTGAGGAGATCCTGGACCAGCTGGGGCAGATGCCCCTGCCTCCTTATATTACACACCAGCTGAAGGACAAGAACCGTTACCAGACCGTATATGCCAGGCATGAAGGGTCTGCGGCGGCGCCTACGGCGGGCCTGCATTTTACCCAGGAGCTTTTGGCTGAGATTGAGGGAATGGGAGTGAAGATTGCCCACGTGACCCTCCATGTGGGACTCGGCACATTCCGCCCTGTAAAGGTGGAGAATGTCCAGGACCACCATATGCATTCCGAGTTTTATATAGTGGAGGAGTCTGAGGCAAAGAAGGTGAATGACACCAGAGCGGCCGGAGGACGGGTTATCTGTGTGGGCACCACCAGCTGCAGGACCGTTGAATCAGCTTCCACAGAGGATGGTGTGCTTAAGGCCGGAACCGGCTGGACAGAGATATTCATTTATCCGGGCTACCGCTTTAAGGTATTGGACGCCCTGATTACGAATTTCCATCTGCCCCAGTCCACACTGGTGATGCTGGTCAGTGCGCTGGCAGGACGGGAGCACATACTGGATGCCTACCGGGAAGCTGTGAAGGAAGGCTACCGTTTCTTTTCCTTTGGGGACGCTATGTTTATTGCAGCCCATCCGGCTGCTGAGAAGCGGTAG
- a CDS encoding pseudouridine synthase, which translates to MEERLNKWLSQMGVCSRREADRLIEAGKVLVDNRPASMGQKVTPGQKVVCNGKMVRVDRSQRPRPVLLAVNKPKGIVCTTTDKDRAENIVDFLGYPERIYPVGRLDKDSEGLLLMTNQGDLVNKIMRSGNAHEKEYIVTIDKPVTERFLEQMAGGIRLPELDQVTRPCKVKKVERNTFSIILTQGLNRQIRRMCEACGCQVKRLVRVRIMNIRLGNLRTGAYRQITKEEYEELTGLLKDSSSLSLKERKNQ; encoded by the coding sequence ATGGAAGAACGTTTAAATAAATGGCTGAGCCAGATGGGAGTCTGCTCCAGGCGGGAGGCGGACCGTCTCATTGAAGCCGGCAAGGTGCTGGTGGACAACCGCCCTGCCTCCATGGGGCAGAAAGTAACGCCGGGCCAGAAGGTGGTATGCAATGGAAAAATGGTCCGGGTGGACCGGAGCCAACGGCCCAGACCGGTGCTTTTGGCAGTGAATAAGCCAAAAGGCATTGTATGTACCACCACTGATAAGGACAGAGCTGAGAATATTGTGGACTTTTTGGGGTATCCGGAGCGGATTTACCCTGTGGGAAGGCTGGATAAGGATTCAGAGGGACTGCTTCTCATGACCAACCAGGGGGATCTGGTGAATAAAATCATGAGAAGCGGAAATGCTCATGAGAAAGAGTATATTGTCACCATAGATAAGCCGGTGACGGAACGTTTTCTGGAACAGATGGCGGGAGGGATCCGGCTTCCTGAGCTGGACCAGGTGACCAGGCCCTGCAAGGTGAAGAAGGTGGAGCGGAATACATTTTCCATCATCCTCACCCAGGGCCTGAACCGGCAGATACGGCGGATGTGTGAAGCATGCGGCTGCCAGGTCAAACGTCTGGTGCGGGTGCGCATCATGAACATACGTCTGGGCAATTTGAGAACGGGCGCTTACCGCCAGATAACCAAGGAGGAGTATGAGGAGCTTACAGGGCTTCTTAAGGACTCCTCCAGTCTGTCCCTTAAGGAGAGAAAGAATCAATAA
- the ligA gene encoding NAD-dependent DNA ligase LigA, whose amino-acid sequence MEDRIQRMKELVSILREAGKAYYQESREIMSNFEYDKLYDELVSLEKETGVTLSGSPSQQVGYEILSELPKETHGSPMLSLDKTKSVEDLQEWLGDQKGLLSWKMDGLTIVLTYEEGTLAKAVTRGNGEIGEVITPNARVFANIPLNISYQGQLILRGEAVITYSDFERINSGIEDVDAKYKNPRNLCSGSVRQLNSQITAERNVHFEAFALVKADGVDFHNSRKAQFEWLKGQGFEVVHYEEVDAASLPASVEGFAKAVEGNDIPSDGLVLTYDDIAYGESLGRTAKFPRNSIAFKWKDEIRETALSYIEWSASRTGLINPVAVFEPVELEGTTVSRASVHNLSIMEGLELGVGDTITVYKANMIIPQIEENLTRSGVKDIPEECPVCGGRTEIRKVNDVKSLYCTNPDCQAKKIKSFTLFVSRDALNIDGLSEATLEKFIQAGFIHEYADIFHLEEHRDAIVEMEGLGQKSYDNLIASIKTASNTTLPRMVYGLGIAGIGLANAKMLCREFKYDFDKMRHAGEEELVAVDGIGGVLAQAWMDYFALGRNNQMVDRLLAELNIEKEQPETAGEAVFEGMNFVITGSVEHFANRKELQELIESKGGKVTGSVTAKTAYLINNDAASNSSKNKKAKELGVPIISEEEFLRML is encoded by the coding sequence ATGGAAGACAGGATTCAGAGAATGAAGGAACTGGTTTCCATCCTGCGGGAAGCAGGAAAGGCTTATTATCAGGAAAGCCGGGAAATCATGAGCAATTTTGAATATGACAAGCTGTATGACGAGCTGGTATCCCTGGAAAAGGAGACCGGGGTCACCTTGTCAGGAAGTCCATCGCAGCAGGTGGGGTATGAGATATTAAGCGAGCTGCCTAAGGAGACCCACGGTTCCCCTATGCTTTCTTTGGACAAGACAAAGAGTGTGGAGGATTTGCAGGAATGGCTGGGAGACCAGAAGGGACTGCTGTCCTGGAAGATGGATGGTCTTACCATTGTGCTCACCTATGAGGAGGGAACTCTTGCAAAGGCGGTTACCAGGGGAAACGGGGAGATTGGCGAGGTCATTACGCCCAACGCCAGGGTGTTTGCCAATATCCCGTTAAATATTTCCTACCAGGGACAGCTGATTCTCAGGGGAGAGGCTGTCATTACCTATTCGGACTTTGAGCGGATTAACAGCGGAATCGAGGATGTGGATGCCAAATATAAGAATCCCAGAAACCTGTGCAGCGGTTCTGTCCGTCAGCTTAACAGCCAGATTACAGCGGAGAGGAATGTGCATTTTGAGGCCTTTGCCCTGGTGAAGGCCGATGGGGTGGACTTCCATAACTCCAGGAAGGCCCAGTTTGAGTGGCTGAAAGGCCAGGGATTTGAGGTGGTCCACTATGAAGAGGTGGACGCAGCAAGCCTGCCTGCGTCCGTGGAAGGGTTTGCAAAGGCAGTGGAAGGAAACGACATTCCCTCTGACGGCCTGGTGCTGACCTATGATGATATTGCTTACGGAGAATCCCTTGGGCGTACAGCCAAGTTTCCGCGCAATTCCATTGCGTTTAAATGGAAGGATGAAATCAGGGAGACCGCCCTTTCCTATATTGAGTGGAGCGCTTCCAGGACAGGACTAATCAATCCCGTGGCTGTGTTTGAGCCTGTGGAGTTAGAAGGAACCACGGTCAGCAGGGCCAGTGTCCACAATCTGAGCATCATGGAAGGGCTGGAGCTGGGAGTGGGAGATACCATAACCGTGTATAAGGCCAACATGATTATCCCTCAGATTGAGGAAAACCTGACACGCAGCGGGGTAAAGGATATACCGGAGGAATGTCCCGTATGTGGAGGCAGGACGGAAATCCGCAAGGTAAATGATGTAAAGAGCCTGTACTGCACCAATCCTGACTGCCAGGCCAAAAAGATAAAGAGCTTTACCCTCTTTGTCAGCCGCGATGCACTTAACATTGACGGTTTGTCTGAGGCCACCCTGGAAAAATTCATCCAGGCAGGTTTTATTCACGAATATGCGGATATATTCCATTTGGAAGAACACAGGGATGCAATCGTGGAGATGGAGGGTCTGGGACAGAAGTCTTACGATAACCTCATTGCATCCATAAAGACCGCGTCCAACACCACCCTTCCCAGGATGGTGTACGGCCTGGGAATCGCGGGAATCGGACTGGCTAACGCAAAAATGCTGTGCCGCGAGTTCAAGTATGATTTTGATAAAATGCGCCATGCCGGAGAGGAAGAACTGGTGGCAGTGGATGGTATCGGCGGTGTTCTGGCCCAGGCCTGGATGGACTACTTTGCTTTAGGGAGAAACAACCAGATGGTGGACCGTCTGCTGGCGGAGCTGAACATTGAAAAGGAACAGCCGGAGACAGCCGGGGAGGCAGTCTTTGAGGGAATGAACTTTGTGATAACCGGGTCCGTGGAGCATTTTGCAAACCGAAAGGAACTTCAGGAGCTGATTGAAAGCAAGGGCGGCAAGGTCACTGGCTCCGTTACAGCAAAGACAGCGTATCTGATTAATAACGATGCAGCGTCCAATTCGTCCAAGAATAAAAAGGCAAAGGAATTAGGGGTTCCCATAATCTCGGAGGAGGAGTTCCTGCGAATGTTGTAG
- the metA gene encoding homoserine O-acetyltransferase MetA has translation MPIKVQRDLPAKAILEEENIFIMDEDRAMSQDIRPLEILILNLMPLKEETETQLMRALSNTPLQVDCTFLMLSTHVSKNTSASHLNKFYVTFDDIKKKKFDGMIITGAPVENLEYEEVNYWPELSMMMEWSKTHVTSTIHICWGAQAGLYYHYGIPKYPMEKKLSGIYNHRVLDRKVPLVRSLNDFFLAPHSRYTQVRKADILKHPELAILAESDEAGVFLVMSRDGRQIFVQGHPEYDRMTLNNEYHRDLNKGLNPEVPYNYYEDNDPFSAPPLTWRNTSNTLYTNWLNYYVYQVTPYLLDAEE, from the coding sequence ATGCCTATAAAAGTACAGAGAGATCTGCCAGCAAAAGCGATTCTGGAGGAAGAAAACATATTCATTATGGATGAGGACAGGGCCATGAGCCAGGATATACGTCCGTTGGAAATCCTGATTCTGAATCTGATGCCTCTCAAGGAAGAAACAGAGACCCAGCTTATGCGGGCATTGTCCAATACACCCCTCCAGGTGGACTGTACCTTCCTGATGCTGTCCACCCATGTGTCAAAAAACACGTCAGCCAGCCATCTCAACAAATTTTATGTTACATTCGATGATATAAAGAAGAAAAAGTTTGACGGGATGATTATAACCGGGGCTCCGGTGGAGAATCTGGAGTACGAGGAAGTGAATTACTGGCCGGAGCTGTCCATGATGATGGAGTGGAGCAAGACACATGTGACCTCCACCATACATATATGCTGGGGGGCCCAGGCAGGGCTTTATTACCACTACGGTATCCCCAAATACCCTATGGAGAAGAAACTGTCAGGTATTTATAACCACAGGGTCCTGGACCGGAAGGTTCCGCTGGTGAGAAGCCTCAATGACTTTTTCCTGGCTCCCCACTCCAGATATACGCAGGTGAGAAAGGCGGATATCTTAAAGCATCCGGAGCTGGCCATTCTGGCGGAATCCGATGAGGCAGGGGTGTTCCTGGTAATGAGCCGGGACGGAAGGCAGATATTTGTCCAGGGCCATCCCGAATATGACAGGATGACGTTAAATAATGAGTACCACAGGGACTTGAATAAGGGATTGAATCCGGAGGTCCCATATAATTATTACGAGGACAACGATCCGTTTTCAGCGCCGCCGCTGACGTGGCGGAATACATCCAATACGCTGTATACCAACTGGCTGAACTATTATGTGTACCAGGTGACGCCTTATCTGTTAGATGCAGAGGAGTAG
- a CDS encoding alanine/glycine:cation symporter family protein — protein MLQIVNTINSYLSDYILVFLLVAVGLWYTVKTKCVQRYLWKGLKQLFGGFSLRGGSQGGGMSSFQAVATAIAAQVGTGNIVGSAGAILVGGPGAIFWMWIIAFLGMATIYAEATLAQKTRVTDAEGNIQGGPVYYIQTAFKGKFGTFLAGFFSIAIILALGFFGCMVQSNSIGSTIQMAFGIPSWIVGIFLVIICGFIFMGGVDRLASVTEKLVPVMAAFFLIGGLGVLAMRLQYIPETFGLIFKYAFQPQAIIGGGFGIAIKTAVSQGAKRGLFSNEAGMGSTPHAHALALVKNPHEQGCVAMVGVFIDTFIVLTLNALVIISTLYAGNGPLANGYVGEAANTLKNTNLAQVAFGVVYGDKAGAVFVAICLFFFAFSTILGWNLFAKINVTYLFGKKAQRPFMLVALVFIFLGTIGESDLVWACSDMFNQLMVIPNAIALFALTGVVTKILGDRDK, from the coding sequence ATGCTGCAGATAGTTAACACAATTAATTCATATCTTTCTGATTACATACTTGTATTTCTTTTGGTGGCTGTAGGCCTTTGGTATACAGTCAAAACAAAGTGTGTTCAGAGGTACCTTTGGAAAGGTTTAAAACAGCTGTTTGGCGGTTTTTCACTGCGAGGCGGTTCACAGGGAGGCGGAATGAGTTCATTCCAGGCGGTTGCAACAGCAATCGCGGCACAGGTTGGCACAGGGAATATTGTGGGTTCAGCCGGAGCGATTCTTGTGGGCGGGCCAGGAGCTATTTTCTGGATGTGGATAATTGCATTTCTAGGCATGGCTACCATTTATGCAGAAGCAACACTGGCGCAGAAGACACGTGTTACAGATGCAGAGGGCAATATTCAGGGTGGTCCGGTGTATTATATCCAGACAGCCTTTAAAGGCAAATTTGGAACATTCCTGGCAGGCTTTTTCTCAATCGCAATTATTCTTGCTCTTGGATTCTTCGGATGCATGGTACAGTCCAACTCAATTGGCTCCACAATTCAGATGGCATTCGGGATTCCGTCCTGGATTGTAGGTATCTTCCTTGTTATTATTTGTGGATTTATCTTCATGGGAGGTGTAGATCGTCTTGCTTCCGTTACTGAAAAATTAGTTCCTGTTATGGCAGCATTTTTTCTGATCGGCGGCTTGGGAGTACTCGCAATGAGGCTTCAGTATATTCCGGAAACCTTTGGTCTGATTTTCAAATATGCATTCCAGCCCCAGGCAATTATCGGAGGCGGATTTGGTATAGCTATTAAGACGGCTGTGAGCCAGGGAGCAAAAAGAGGCCTGTTCTCCAATGAAGCTGGTATGGGTTCCACGCCTCATGCACATGCGCTTGCATTAGTGAAAAATCCTCATGAGCAGGGCTGTGTTGCAATGGTCGGCGTATTCATTGACACCTTTATCGTTCTTACACTGAATGCATTGGTTATTATTTCAACACTTTATGCGGGAAACGGCCCTCTGGCAAACGGCTATGTAGGAGAAGCAGCAAATACATTAAAGAATACAAACCTTGCACAAGTAGCTTTTGGTGTTGTATACGGCGACAAGGCCGGCGCTGTTTTTGTAGCCATTTGTTTATTCTTCTTTGCATTCTCCACAATTCTTGGCTGGAATTTATTTGCTAAAATTAATGTAACTTATTTATTTGGGAAGAAAGCACAAAGACCATTTATGCTGGTTGCTTTAGTATTTATCTTCCTTGGAACAATTGGGGAAAGTGATTTGGTATGGGCATGTTCTGATATGTTTAACCAGTTGATGGTTATTCCCAATGCCATTGCCCTGTTTGCTTTGACTGGGGTGGTTACAAAGATACTTGGGGATCGGGACAAATAA
- a CDS encoding helix-turn-helix domain-containing protein codes for MSSMDEVILAINFIEANLTKKMDLDMISGAVHYSKYHLHRVFSDTVGLTIHDYIQRRQLTEAAKLLVFSGKPIVQIAFLSGYQSQQAFTNAFTAMYKMPPNMYRENERFYPLQLKFNFEGSYEMLDRKEKALWEISFASDEDIPSWMELVRLVIDGFPHLNEEEYIRVLRQKISTGQALIMKDRGSAIGIMLFSYENGSIDFMGSHPLYRKNGVPKAMLDKVMKELLKGKEISITTYREGDKADTGYRKEIKGLGFAEAELLVEYGYPTQRFILQQEEREHE; via the coding sequence ATGAGCAGTATGGATGAGGTAATCCTGGCAATTAATTTTATTGAAGCCAATCTGACGAAAAAAATGGATTTGGACATGATTTCCGGCGCAGTCCATTATTCCAAATATCATCTTCACCGCGTGTTTTCCGATACAGTGGGTCTAACCATTCATGATTACATTCAGCGCAGGCAGCTGACAGAGGCGGCCAAGCTGCTTGTTTTTTCCGGCAAACCCATTGTGCAGATTGCATTTTTATCCGGCTACCAGAGCCAGCAGGCATTTACCAATGCTTTTACAGCCATGTATAAGATGCCTCCCAATATGTACAGGGAAAATGAACGGTTTTATCCCTTACAGCTCAAATTCAATTTTGAAGGGAGTTATGAAATGCTTGACAGAAAAGAAAAGGCTTTATGGGAGATTTCGTTTGCGTCGGATGAGGATATTCCCAGCTGGATGGAACTGGTGAGGCTTGTGATTGACGGCTTTCCCCATCTGAATGAGGAGGAGTATATCCGGGTCTTAAGACAGAAAATCAGCACAGGGCAGGCACTTATCATGAAGGACAGAGGCTCTGCCATCGGCATCATGCTGTTTTCCTATGAAAACGGCAGCATTGATTTCATGGGAAGCCATCCGCTTTACAGGAAAAATGGGGTTCCGAAGGCCATGCTGGACAAGGTTATGAAGGAGCTGCTTAAGGGTAAGGAGATCAGCATTACAACCTACCGGGAAGGCGATAAGGCAGATACCGGATATCGGAAGGAAATAAAGGGGCTGGGCTTTGCAGAGGCAGAGCTGCTGGTAGAATACGGCTACCCCACCCAGCGTTTTATCTTACAGCAGGAGGAACGGGAGCATGAGTGA
- a CDS encoding HelD family protein produces MSDYPAIPFPDELVHLEQVSARLSKALQRAEASVSRADREYTDTKKYMADHRGEIDPHEMFQNELLLKQTDRTGAFAVEMRDRIVKLKDSPYFARIDFKEEEEEEGQTYYIGRFAFQYENEPLIFDWRAPISSMFYDCEVGEAGFLAPAGWTAGELTRKRQFKIRNGIMEYALESSANVQDDVLQRELSHTSDEKMKSIISTIQKEQNQIIRNEKEGTLIIQGVAGSGKTSIALHRIAFLLYRFKDRLSARNVTILSPNKVFGDYISGVIPELGEEPIYEMSFGELADIQLEGVIGFEPDRDPFEMQDRAWEERVRFKSTLDFVYMMDQYIEQMPEFIFVPTDYVYEGFRVTGEWIRDRFLAYGTCPVKKRLAMVADDIHDRFETDNIMEQEVPRPRVILKQLNSMLAMKDTLAVYKDFYKRMGIAEQFVMAARRTLEWADVYPFLYLHAAFRGLKESHITRHLVIDEMQDYTPIQYAALNRMFPCQKTILGDYGQYINPNHLHCLEDLRTIYDKARFVELNKSYRSTYEIMCFAKKINHVSALEPMERHGEPPELVPCLDAADEIRKIREVIRRFRAGGNVSLGIILKTDAAARDMYEVLAGYDGAKGNGSEGCEKEGSKREGSKWEGSEREGSEREGNEREGNEGKRGKIGESGAKERGINLITRDSASFQNGISITSVRMSKGLEFDEVLIPQADSRTYASDFDRSLLYIACTRAMHRLTLTYSGRETRFISGQKLSGRHSGKESPGS; encoded by the coding sequence ATGAGTGATTATCCAGCCATTCCGTTTCCCGATGAATTAGTCCATCTGGAACAGGTAAGTGCCAGGCTCTCAAAAGCCCTGCAAAGGGCAGAGGCATCTGTCAGTAGGGCGGACAGGGAATATACGGATACCAAGAAATACATGGCGGACCACAGGGGAGAAATAGACCCCCATGAGATGTTCCAGAATGAACTTCTGTTAAAGCAGACAGACAGGACAGGCGCCTTTGCTGTGGAGATGCGGGATCGGATTGTGAAATTAAAGGATTCCCCCTATTTTGCCAGAATTGATTTTAAGGAGGAAGAGGAGGAGGAAGGACAGACGTACTATATCGGGAGATTTGCCTTTCAATATGAAAATGAACCGTTGATTTTTGACTGGCGCGCCCCCATATCCAGCATGTTTTATGACTGCGAGGTTGGAGAGGCCGGATTTTTGGCGCCGGCCGGGTGGACAGCGGGAGAGCTTACCAGAAAACGCCAGTTTAAAATCAGGAACGGGATCATGGAATACGCGCTTGAAAGCTCTGCCAATGTACAGGATGATGTTTTGCAGAGAGAGCTGAGCCATACTTCCGATGAAAAAATGAAGTCCATTATTTCCACCATTCAGAAAGAGCAGAACCAGATTATCAGAAATGAGAAAGAGGGAACATTGATTATCCAGGGGGTGGCCGGATCCGGCAAGACCTCCATTGCCCTTCACCGTATTGCATTTTTGCTGTACCGTTTTAAGGACAGGCTGAGCGCCAGGAACGTTACGATTCTCTCGCCCAACAAGGTATTCGGAGATTATATCTCCGGTGTGATTCCTGAGCTGGGAGAAGAACCCATTTATGAGATGAGCTTTGGGGAACTTGCTGATATCCAGCTGGAGGGAGTCATTGGTTTTGAACCGGACAGGGATCCTTTTGAGATGCAGGACAGGGCTTGGGAGGAGAGGGTGCGGTTTAAGTCCACACTGGACTTTGTTTATATGATGGACCAGTACATAGAGCAGATGCCGGAGTTTATTTTTGTTCCAACCGATTATGTGTACGAAGGGTTTAGGGTAACTGGTGAATGGATCAGGGATCGGTTCTTAGCTTATGGGACCTGTCCGGTAAAGAAGCGGCTGGCAATGGTTGCAGATGATATCCATGACCGCTTTGAGACGGATAATATAATGGAACAGGAGGTGCCCCGGCCCCGGGTGATACTGAAACAGCTGAATTCCATGCTTGCCATGAAGGATACGCTGGCTGTCTATAAGGATTTCTATAAGCGGATGGGAATTGCGGAACAATTTGTCATGGCTGCCAGGAGGACATTGGAGTGGGCGGATGTGTACCCGTTTTTATATCTTCATGCCGCCTTCCGGGGATTAAAGGAAAGCCATATCACCAGGCACCTTGTGATTGACGAGATGCAGGATTACACGCCTATCCAGTACGCCGCCTTAAACCGTATGTTTCCATGCCAGAAAACCATTTTGGGGGATTACGGACAGTATATTAATCCTAACCATCTGCACTGCCTGGAGGATTTGCGGACAATCTATGACAAGGCCCGTTTTGTGGAATTGAATAAGAGTTACCGTTCTACCTACGAAATTATGTGTTTTGCAAAGAAAATTAACCATGTATCTGCCCTGGAACCGATGGAGCGCCATGGGGAACCTCCGGAATTGGTTCCGTGCCTGGACGCAGCGGATGAGATCAGGAAGATAAGAGAAGTAATCCGCCGTTTCAGGGCAGGAGGGAATGTGTCGCTGGGGATTATCTTAAAGACGGATGCGGCGGCAAGGGATATGTATGAGGTGCTGGCAGGATACGATGGGGCAAAAGGAAATGGATCGGAAGGCTGCGAAAAGGAAGGGAGTAAAAGGGAAGGAAGTAAATGGGAGGGAAGTGAAAGAGAGGGAAGTGAAAGAGAGGGAAATGAAAGAGAGGGAAATGAAGGGAAAAGGGGCAAAATAGGAGAAAGCGGAGCAAAAGAAAGGGGTATAAACTTGATTACCCGGGACAGTGCCAGCTTCCAGAACGGGATATCCATTACATCGGTCCGCATGTCGAAAGGCCTGGAGTTTGATGAGGTTTTGATTCCCCAGGCTGACTCAAGAACGTATGCCTCTGATTTTGACCGCAGTCTGTTATATATTGCCTGTACACGGGCCATGCACAGGCTTACGCTTACGTATAGCGGGAGAGAAACACGATTTATTTCCGGGCAGAAACTGTCTGGCAGGCACTCCGGAAAGGAGAGCCCCGGGAGCTGA
- a CDS encoding Crp/Fnr family transcriptional regulator, producing MNENIQDIMQAKLFSGLSQKDVCRLLACLKAQSVNYAGETVVVEEGCPVKKFGILLAGRGKSYKTDSQGHTLTVTLLKEGSEIGVILAASPGRKSPVSVTVEQGSSVLFISYNRLINNCTRNCPCHRQLLKNFMWIVAEKGLVLHERLDCLLRPTARDKILTYLKNFSGLENGLPFTIPLDRNAMAEYLNMDRSALSRELSGMKKDGIIDYYKSTFRLFH from the coding sequence ATGAACGAAAACATTCAGGATATCATGCAGGCCAAACTGTTCTCCGGCCTGTCGCAAAAAGATGTATGCCGCCTCCTGGCCTGTCTTAAGGCGCAGTCGGTGAATTATGCCGGGGAGACGGTTGTGGTTGAAGAGGGCTGCCCGGTCAAAAAATTCGGGATTCTCCTGGCAGGAAGAGGAAAATCATACAAAACAGATTCCCAGGGCCATACCCTTACAGTCACACTTTTAAAAGAGGGAAGTGAAATCGGTGTCATACTGGCCGCCAGTCCCGGCCGCAAGAGTCCGGTATCCGTAACCGTGGAACAGGGCAGCTCGGTCCTGTTCATCTCCTATAACCGGCTTATAAACAATTGTACCAGAAACTGCCCCTGCCACAGACAGCTTCTCAAAAACTTCATGTGGATTGTGGCAGAAAAAGGGCTGGTGCTTCATGAGCGGCTGGACTGCCTGCTCCGCCCAACTGCCCGTGATAAGATTCTGACCTATCTGAAGAATTTTTCCGGTTTGGAAAACGGCCTTCCCTTTACCATTCCTCTGGACAGAAACGCCATGGCTGAGTATCTGAACATGGATCGCAGCGCCCTATCCAGGGAGCTGTCCGGCATGAAAAAAGACGGAATCATAGATTATTACAAATCCACGTTCCGCCTGTTTCACTGA
- a CDS encoding permease, with product MKHKVIKAEMMGPWKAAAAAYLAVFIFIPERSGEIGACACTGLGQFIWNLVPVFLCVGLMDVWIESDKMIKMMGDRSGLSGMGISLLLGMLTAVPVYALLPIAGLLLKKGGRISNVLIFLCSSVSIRIPLLLFEISSLGIRFAACRFVLNLAVVFVISFLVERFLSERDRQDIRRRNQINQV from the coding sequence ATGAAGCATAAGGTGATAAAAGCAGAGATGATGGGACCCTGGAAGGCAGCAGCGGCGGCGTATCTGGCGGTATTTATTTTTATTCCGGAAAGGTCCGGGGAGATAGGAGCCTGCGCCTGCACGGGTCTGGGGCAGTTTATATGGAATCTGGTTCCTGTATTCCTCTGTGTGGGTCTGATGGATGTATGGATTGAAAGCGACAAAATGATAAAAATGATGGGAGACAGATCCGGTCTCTCCGGGATGGGGATATCGCTTTTGCTGGGAATGCTGACAGCAGTGCCTGTATATGCGCTGCTTCCCATCGCCGGCCTGCTGTTAAAAAAGGGAGGGCGCATTTCCAATGTACTGATTTTCCTGTGCTCCAGTGTGAGTATCCGAATTCCGCTGCTGCTTTTTGAGATATCATCACTGGGTATCCGGTTTGCGGCCTGCCGGTTTGTTCTCAATCTGGCAGTGGTATTCGTGATTTCCTTTCTGGTTGAAAGGTTTCTGTCAGAGCGTGACAGGCAGGATATCCGGAGGAGAAATCAGATAAATCAGGTGTGA